From Xanthomonas citri pv. mangiferaeindicae:
CGACTTGGACAGTCGACAGGAAGCGCTCGGGATGCTGGGCCAGCTCCAGGGCCGTGCGTGCGCCGCGCCGCTCGGCCATTTGCTTCAGACGCGGCTTGCGGGACGTCACGACCGACATTTCCGACAGCGCGAAGAACGCGTTGCAGGCGATCAGCGCCAGGACGATGAGGATCAGCTCAAGCATCGACGGCGCCCGGGTTCAGGCCAAGACCGGGGGTGAAGGCCGGCAGGCGAGGGCATCGGCGGGCGGAGGGCGGTCTAGGGTCGTCGTCCATGGGGGGCGGGCAGCGCAGAAGGGCGCGGGCCGGACTATAGCAGGTGCCCGCGTGAGGACCCCGGGCACGTCCGGGGTGGTCGCAGGCGTCATGGAGCCGTCATAATTCGCCCTTGCGCAAGCGCCCGGCCCCGCGGGTGCGCGGACAAAGGCGTCGGCATGTTCTCCCTGCAAACCATCTTCGGCCAAGGCAACCAGTTCTACACCCTGCTCGAGGAGGCGGCGGTCGCCGCGCACGACAGCGCCATCGCGTTGCACGCGATGCTCAAGGAAGCCGATCGGCAGCCCGCGCTCGACGCCTTCAAGCTGGCGCGCATGCGTGAGCGCGAGGCCTCCGACAAGATCAGCCAGGCGCTGGTCGACAGCTTCATCACCCCGATCGAGCGTGAGGACATCGAGGCACTGGGGTCGGCGCTGTACAAGATTCCCAAGCAGATCGAGAAGTTCGCCGATCGCTATTCGCTGGCCACCCAGCACCTGGAGCACATCGACTTCGCGCCGCGCGCGGCGATGCTCGAACAGGCCTCGGCGGTGGTGGTAAAGATGGTCAAGACCCTGCGCAGCATGAAGCTTGAGCCGATGAAGGCGCTCAACGACGAGCTGCGCGCGCTGGAGAACGAGGCCGACCGGCTGATGCTCGAGCTCTACCGCGATATCTACTCGGGCAAGCTCGATCCGCTGCAGATGTTCCTGCTCAAGGAGTTCTTCGAGATCCTCGAGAAGGCCATCGACCGCTGCCGCGAGGCCGGGGTCGTGGCCTACGAGATCGTGCTCAAGAACTCCTGACGGGCCGCCGACCATGCTGACCCTCGTGCTGATCGTGGTCGCGACCGCGCTGGTGTTCGAATACATCAACGGGTTCCACGACACCGCCAACTCGATCGCGACGGTCGTCGCCACCAAGGTGCTCTCGCCGATGCAGGCGGTCGGGCTGGCGGCGTCGATGAACCTGATCGGCGCGCTGATGGGGACCGCGGTCGCCAAGACGATCTCCTCGGGCCTGATCGATGCCGGCGTCATCGATGTCGGCTCGCAGCTGATCCTGTGCGCGCTGCTGGGCGGCATCATCTGGAACCTGATCACCTGGTGGTGGGGCCTGCCGTCGTCGTCCTCGCATGCGCTGATCGGCGGCCTGATCGGCGCCGCGCTGGCCGCCGCGTCCAACAACTTCGACGTGGTCGTGTGGTCGGAGCCGGCGACGCCGTTCTGGCAGAGTGCCGGCGTGCTGTGGAAAGTGGTCGTGCCGATGGTCAGCTCGCCGGTGCTGGGCTTTGCGGCCGGCTTTCTGATGATGGGCGTGCTGTTCTTCGTGATCTCGATGATGGCGCGCAGCGGCGGCGTGCTGGCGCGCATCGCGCGGCCGCGCTGGGTCAATGCGTTCTTCGGCAAGAGCCAGATCGTCTCGGCCGCCGGCATGGGCTTCGCGCACGGCATGAACGATGCGCAGAAGACGATGGGCATCGTCGCGCTGACCCTGGTCAGTGCGCAGAGCGTGGGCACGCTGGACAATCTGCCGGGCTGGCTGGCGTTCCTGCACCCGTCCGAGGCCGCGCTCAATGAGGGCGACATCGACCTGTGGATCAAGATCTCCTGCGCGCTGGTCATGGCCGCAGGCACCGCCGCCGGCGGCTGGCGGATCATCAAGACGCTGGGCCACAAGCTGGTCAAGCTGCACCCGATCCACGGCTTCGCGGCCGAAACCAGCGCCGCGTCGGTGATCCTCGCGGCGTCGTCGCTGGGCATTCCGGTTTCGACCACCCACAACATCTCCTCGGCGATCATGGGCGTGGGCACCGCCAAGCGGCTGAATGCGATCAAGTGGTCGGTGGTCAACAAGATGATCTGGGCCTGGATCCTGACGATCCCGATGTCGGGTGGCATCGCCTACGGGCTGTTCCGGGTGTTCCACCACTTCGGCTGGGTGTGACGCCGGCCCGCCAAGCGAAGACCGCACGGGCCGACCGGCCCGTATCGCCATCCCCGGCGCCGGGCGAGAGCCCGCACGCCCGCATCGTGGCTGCGATCCTTGCCGTACCCGCCGGACGGGTCGCCGGCTATGGCCATATCGCACGCCGCGCCGGATTGCCTGGCCGGGCACGGATGGTGGCGCGGGTATTGCGTGACCACGATGGGCCGGCGCTGCCCTGGCATCGCATCGTCCGTAGCGATGGGCGCATTGCATTTCCCGACGGCTCGCCCGGCTTCGAGGAACAGGTCCGCCGGCTGCGCGCCGAAGGCGTGACGGTCGTGCGAGGGCGCGTGCGCATGCCGGCCGAGGACGGGCTCGATGCGGCGTTGTGGGGGCCGGACGCGCGCGACTGACGGCGACGCAGTCGACACGGCACGCCGGTATCATGGGCGCGCATAACGAGGAGTGCCGATGTTTCCGAGGTTGCCGCAGGCCGTCAAAGTGATTCTGGCCATCAATGTCGTGGTGTTCCTGCTGCAACTGGTGATCGGGGGCCTGCTCGCGCCGTTCATGCTCTGGCCGCTGGGCGGTGCCGATGCCGGCGGGTTGGGCTTCCAGCCGTGGCAGTTGTTGACCTACGGCTTCATGCACGACCCGCGCAATCTCGCGCATCTGGTCTTCAACATGCTGGCGCTGGTGATGTTCGGCTCCCAGCTCGAGTACACCTGGGGCACACGGCGCTTTGTGACCTACTACCTGGTGTGCGTGGTCGGCGCCGGGCTGTGCCAGCTCGCGGTGGTGACCTGGTCGCTGACGCAGGGAGCATTCCCGTATCCCACGCTCGGCGCGTCGGGCGGCGTGTTCGGTCTGCTGCTGGCCTACGGCATGCTGTTTCCGAACCAGCGGATCATGCTGTTGTTCCCGCCGATCCCGATGCGGGCGCGCACGCTGGTCATCGTCTACGGCCTGGTCGAGCTGGTGCTCGGCATCACCGGCACGCGCTCGGGCGTGGCGCACTTCGCGCACCTGGGCGGCATGCTGTTCGGCTGGCTGCTGATCCAGCACTGGCGCGGTCGCCCGCCGTTCAACCGCAGCCGCCGCCACGTGCGGAGGTTGTGAGCGGGGAGGCATTCCGCGCATCGGGATTGAGGATGCGTTAGACGCGGATGCCTCGGCCGACAGCGCACCGCTCGGAAACCAAGAAGGCCGCACAAGATGCGGCCTTCTTTTTGATTCTTCTCGAAGCCGGCCCCAAAACCGGGGGTCAGAGTGCAATTTCGCGTTGCGAAATTGCACTCTGACCCCGCGCCGCGTCGACGGATCCCGACGCCCGAATCCCCTGGCCCGGCTTATCGCCAGATCCGGACCTGATCCTCGGCCTTGCGGTTGAGCGCATCGCCGGCCTTGCACTGGAAGGTCTCGGCGAAGGCCGGCAGGTTGGCGACCGGGCCGTTGGCGCGCCACTGGCCGGGGGCCTGCTGGCTGGTCGCGGCGTTGCGCGTCGCGGTATCGACCGCCGACTGCTGCCGCCACAGCTGCGCCCAGGCGTTGAAGAACGCCTCGCGCGCCGGCTTGGCGACCTCGGGCGTGGCCTGCTGCAGCGCATCCCAGGCCAGCTCCACGCCCGCCAGGTCGGCGGCGTTCTCGTCGCGGGTCAGTGCCCCGTTGACGTTGACTCCGGTCAGGCCGGGATAGGGATAGCCGTTGTACTGGGTGACCAGGCGGTCGGTCGTCTGCAGCCACGCCGCGTCGTCGGCCGGGGTCCACCAGCTGCGCAAGGCATCGTTGCTGTCGACGGACTTGCCCTTGATGTCGACCGCGCGGCTCATTTCGTGGCCGACCAGCGCGCCGAAGGTGCCGTAGTGCGCCGCGCCGTCCTGGGTCATGTCCAGCACCGGCGCCTGCAGCACCGCGGCCGACACGATGATCCGGTTCTGCGCCGGGTCGTAGGCCAGGGCCGGCGTCTGCGGCAACACGTCCCAGCGCCGGGCGGCATTGGTCTGGCCGATGCGGCGCATTTCCTGACCATGACGCCAGGTCGCGGCGATGAGCATGTTGCTGCCGAAGCTGCCGCGGCCCATCGGCTGCACGGTGTAGTCGATGTCCTGGACCGGTGCGCCGATCTCGATCCGCAGCTTCGCCAGCTTGGCGCGTGCTTCGGCCTTGGTCGGCTCGCTCATCCAGGTGCTGCGGTCGATGCCGCGGCCCAGCGCGTCGCGCACCTGGCCGGCGATCGTCTCGGCGCGCGCACGGGTGGCGTCGGGCAGGTGACGGCCGATGTACTCGCGCGAGACCATCGGGCCGGCGGCGCGGTTGATCGCCGCCAGCACCTGCTGCCGGCGCTCGGGCTGGGCGGCTTCGCCGCGCAGGATACGGCCGTGGAAATCGAATTCGGCATCGCGGAAGCGCTTGGACAGGTACGGCGCCATCGCATTGCCGATATGGAAGCGCAGATAGGCCTTCCACTGTTCGGGCTTGAGCGTATTGACCAGCGTGTCGAGCTGCTGGAACAGCGCGGCATCGGCCAGCGAGACCTGCTGCGCGGTCACGTGCTGCGCCTGGAGGAAATCCTCCAGTTGCAGGCGGCGGTACTGCTTGCCCAGGCCGGCGACGTCGACCAGCGCGTACTGCGTGCGCGGGTCGCGGATGTCGGCCAGGGGCTTGGAGGCGGCGGCGATGCGGCGCTCCAGGTCGAGCACCAGCGCGGTGTCGGCTTCGAGCCGGTCCTCGGTGGTGCCGGTCAGCGCCAGGATGTTGCGCACGTACTGGGTGTACTGGGCGAACACCTCCTGGGTCTGGGCATCGCCGCGGCTGTAGTACGCCGGGTCGGGCAGACCCAGGCCGCCCTGGACGAAGTAGGCGATGTTGCGGTTGAGGTCGGCCACGTCGACCTCGGCACCGAAGTTGAAGAGCACCGGGATGCCGACCGAATGCAGCGCGGCGATCGACGGCGCGATGTCGCGGGTCCGGCGGATGCCGTCGATGCGCGCGATCAGCGGTGCGATCGGCTTGGCACCATCGGCCTCCACGGCGGCTTCGTCCAGGCCGCTGGCCCAGAAGTCGCCCAGCAACTGTTGCACATTGTTCTGCGGCGCCTGCATCGCGGCATCGAGCAGGTCGTACTGCTGCTGTTGCGCCAGCGCCTGCAGTTCGCCGAGCGCCGAGCGCGTGCCCTGGCCGGCGACCAGAACATTGGCGGCCAGCCAGTCCTTGTTGACGACGGCGTACAGGTCGCTGCAGGCAGTCACCGGCGGCGGGCCCTTGGGCGCGGCTGCGCGCCGGCGCTGGGCGTCGGCATCGGTGCTCAGGCCCACGAGCAGGGCGATCGACGCGGCAAGCAGCGCCGGGCGGGCGAGGGTGGCATGAATCGGCATTGCGGATTCCGTTCGGCGTGATGCGCGCAAGTCTAGCAAGCGCGCAAGTGCGCGACGTGCAGACGCATGCAGGGTGCGGTGCACCGGTGGGTGGGCCCGCATCGCCGAGATGCCAGCGCCCGGAAAAGACGAGGCCCGGCGTCGCCACCGGGCCTCGCTGGTCAGCCGATCAGGGCTGGCCGGGGCGTTACCAGATCACCACCTGGCGGTCGCCGTCGCGCACCATCGGGTCGCCCGGCTTGCACTGGAACGCGGCTGCGAACGCCGGCAGGTTGGACGGCGCGCCGATCGCGCGGAACGACGACAGCGCGTGCTCGTCGGTCGCCAGCCGCTGAGTCAGCTGCTCGGGCGTGAAGTTGCGGCGCCACACCGTGGCCCAGCTCAGGAAGAAGCGCTGGTCGCGGGTCATGCCGTCGGTCATCGGGTCGGGCGTGCCGGCGGTGGCCTTCTTCATTGCGTCATAGGCCGTCGCCAGGCCGCCCAGGTCGGCGATGTTCTCGCCGAGCGTGTGGTTGCCGTTGAGCGCGCGGCCATCCGACAGGCGGTAGTCGTTGAACTGCTGGACGAGCTTGCCGGTCCGCGCCTTGAAGCCGGCGAAGTCCTCCGGCGTCCACCAGTCCTCCATGTTGCCGGTGGGTCCGAAGCGCGCGCCCTGGTCGTCGTAGCCGTGCGTCATCTCGTGGCCGATCACCGCGCCGATGCCGCCGTAGTTCATCTCGTCGGTGGCTTCGGGATCGAAGAACGGCGGCTGCAGGATCGCGGCCGGGAACGTCAGCTGGTTGGCCAGCGGGTTGTAGGAGGCGTTGACCGTCTGCGGGCGCATGCCCCACTCGGACTTGTCGACCGGCTTGCCGATCTTGCCCAGGTCCCACTTGTAGTTGAACTCGGTCGCCGCCAGCACGTTGCCCAGGTAGCTGTCGCGCGAGGTCGTCAGGCCGCTCCAGTCGCGCCACTTGTCGGGGTAACCCACGCGCGGCTCGAACGTCTCCCACTTGGCCAGCGCCTTGCGCTTGGTCTCCGGGCTCATCCACTCCAGGTTCTCGATGCGCTGCTTGAGGGCGTCGCTGAGGTTGGCGATCAAGGCTTCCATCTTGGCCTTGGACTCGGGCGGGAACGCGACCTGCACGTACAGCTGGCCCATCGCATGGCCGATCTCGTTGTCGACCGTGCCGAGCACGCGCTTCCAGCGCGGCTCGATTTCCTTCTGGCCGCCGAGCGTGCGGTCATAGAACGCGAAGTGCTGCTGCACGAAAGCGTCCGACAGGTACGGCGAAGCGCCGTCGACGAGGTGGAAACGCAGGTACGCCTTCCACTGCTCGACCGGCACGTCGACCAGCATCTTGTCGACTTCCTGGTGGAACTCGGGCACCGACAGCGACAGCGTCTGCGGCACCGCGATGCCCTGCGATTCGAAGAACGTCGTCCACGGGAAGTTCGGCGTGAGCTTGTCGGCCTCGGCCACGGTGATCGGGTTGTAGTACAGCCCGACATCGCGCGAGAACGCCTCGCGGGACTTGGAGACCCTGGCGATGCGGGTCTCGAACGCCATCACGTCCTTGGCCTGCGCCTGGGCCTGCTCGGCCGGCACGCCCGACAGTTCGAGCACCTTGGCGATGTGGGCGACATAGGCCTCGCGGATGCCGGCCTTGTCGGCGGTGCTGTAATAGGTGGTGTCGGGCAGGCCCAGGCCGCCCTGGCCGGTCGCGGCGATGTTGACCGAGGAATCCTTGAAGTCCGGCATCGCGCCGATGCCCCACAGGAACCCCTGACCCTTGGCCGCGCTGGCGCGCAGCCATTGCGCGATCGATGCGCTGTCGGTCAGGCCATCGATCGCGGCCAGGTCATCGTGCAGCGGCGCCAGCCCCTGGGCCTCGATCGCGGCCTCGTCCATGCCGGTCGCCCAGAAATCGCCGACCAGCTTCTCGATGCCGGTCGCGTCGGTGTGTTCGGCCGCCTGCTGCGCGAGCTGGTGCTGGACCGCGGTCGAGCGCTCGTCGAGCATTTCGAACGCGCCCCACGAGCTGCGGTCGCCGGGGATCGGGTTGGCCGCCAGCCACTTGCCGTTGACGTAGCCGCCGAAGTCGGCGCAGGCGTTCTTGGTGGTGTCCAGGTCGTCGATCAGGAAACGGTTGTAGGGCGGCAACGCGGCCTCGTCGAGGTGGAACGTCGGCGCCTGGGCCGTCTGCGGTGCGTCGGCGGCGGGGGCCGCGGCGTCCTGGCCGCCCGAGCAGGCGGACAGCGCGAGCACGACGGCGCCGGTCAGCAGCAGGCGCTTGGGAACGATGGCAATCAAGACAGTCTCCGGGAGAGTGGCGCCGGACGGCGCCCTGTGAGCGCGCACTCTACGCCTGCCCCCGGGCGCCCGGGGGTGTCGAAGGTCATGCGGCAATCGCCAGATTCCGCACGGTCAACGAGGCCGATCGTTGCCCGTGCCGGACATGGAGAGGCTGTCAGTGCGCGTCGGCAGGCGGGGGCGTGGGGTCGTTCAATGACCGCCCCTCGCGCCGAGGCCGGGTGAACGGCACGGGCTTGGGCCCCGGTGCGTCGGTGTTCTTGATCAGCAGCGGGATGCCGGCGCGGGTGTCGTTGCTCGCGGTTTCCAGGTCGAAGCGTTCGGCGTCAAGACGGCGCACCTGGGCGGCGATCGCATCGGCTTCGTCGTCGTCGACACCGAGTGCGCGCAGCGCAGCGGCGCCGAACAGTACCGCCGATTCGAAGGTCTCACGCACCTGCACGTCGACGCCGGCATTGACCAGCTTCAGCGCATGCTCGCGGTCGTAGGCGCGCACCAGCAGCCGGGCCTGGGGAAACTCGTGGGTGACCAGCTCGACGATGCGGTCGGCGGCATCGCGATCGTCGACGCAGACCGCGATCGCGCGGGCGCTGTGCGCGCCCGAAGCGTGCAGCACGTCGAGCCGGGTGCCGTCGCCGTAGTAGACCTTGAAGCCGAAGTCGGCGGCGCTCTGGATCATTTCGATGTCGGTATCGATGATCGTCACGTCGACATCCCGGGCCAGCAGCGACTGGCTCATGACCTGGCCGAAGCGGCCGAAGCCGATGATCAGCACGCTGCCGGTCTGGTCGGCGACGGCCTCCACGCCGTCGAGCGATGGGCGATCGCGCCGAGAGGTCCAGCGCCCGGTCGCCAGCACGACCAGTGGGGTGAGGGCCATCGACAGCACGACCACGGCGGTCAGCGTGGCGTTGACCCGGGCCTGGATCAGGCCGCTCGCGGCCGCGGCGGCGAACAGCACGAACGCGAACTCGCCGCCCTGGGCCATCAGTACCGCGCGTTCGAGCGCTTCACGATGGCCGCTGCGGGTGACGCGTGCGACGACGTAGATGCACAGCGCCTTGGTCGCCATCAGCGCCAGCACCGCCGAGACGATCAGCGGCCAGTCCTCGACCACCACCGCCACGTCCAGCGCCATGCCCACGCCGAGGAAGAACAGGCCCAGCAGCAGGCCGCGGAACGGCTCGATGTCGGCCTCGATCTGGTGCCGGAACGCAGATTCGGACAGCAGCACGCCGGCCAGGAACGCGCCCATCGCCATCGACAGCCCGCCCAGTTGCATCAGCAAGGCCGCGCCGAGCACCACCAGCAGCGCGGCGGCGGTCATCACTTCGCGTGCGCGGGCGGCGGCGAGGATCCGGAACAGGGGATTGAGCAGGTAGATGCCCGCCACGACCAGTGCGGCCAGCGAACCGATGCCGATCGCGATCGCCATCCAGCGCGACGGCGCGTCGGCCGCGGCCTCCGGCGTTGGCGACAGGAACGCGATCGAGGCCAGCAGCGGCACGATCAGCAGGTCTTCGAACAGCAGCACCGAGACGATCTTGCGGCCGTGCGGCAGCGCGATCTCACCGCGCTCCGACAGCAGTTGCATGACCACCGCGGTCGAGGTCATCACGAAGCCCGCGGCGCCGACGAAGGCCACCGGCCAGGGGAAGCCGAAGGCGTAGGCCACCAGGGTCAGGGCCGTGGTCGCGAGCAGGATCTGCAAGGCGCCCAGTCCGAAGATCTGCCGGCGCAGCGCCCACAGGTGCGAGGGCCGCATCTCCAGCCCGATCACGAACAGGAACATCACCACGCCCAGTTCGGCCACATGCAGGATCGCCTGGGGATCGGAGAACCAGCCCAGGCCGAACGGGCCGATCGCCAGGCCCGCGGCGAGATAGCCGAGTACCGAGCCCAGCCGGAAGCGGCGAAACAGCGGGACTGCGACCACCGCCGCGCCCAGCAACGCGACCAGTTGCACCAACTGGCCGGTGGTGTCGTGGGCGTCGGCGGCCATCGGTCAGCGTCTCGGGGCCATGGCCGAGAGCAACAAAAAGCCCCCGGCCAGTCCCAGTTGCTGCAGGAACTGCAGCATCTGGCCGGTGCGGGCCGAGGCGCGCACCGCCCAGAATGGATGCGAGAGCACGGCATCGATGAGCACCAGCGCCACCGCCGCCAGCGCGGTCCAGCGCAGTTGCCAGCCGGCGACGATCAGCACGCCCACCAGCAACTGCGCCAGGCTGAAGGCCAGCGTCGTGTCGGAGGTCGGCACGCCGCGCAGCGCCGCCCACAGGCGCAGTGCGCCGGCGACGATGAAGACCGCGGCCAGCAGCCAGCGACCGAGCGTGACCGCGCCGCCCTGGGCGCCGGAACCAGAAGCCATCGGGAACTCCGTGAACGGGAACCCGACGGAGCGTGCCATATGCGCCGCACAACGCACAGACCCGACCGGTGGCGATGGCGCCGCGGGCTGCGGTGCCCTAGAATGGGCGGGTCCTGCAGCGCGGTCGCCCACCCAAGGTCCTTGGACCCGGTCACGATCCTGGTATGCCGTCGGCGCGTCGCGCCGTTTTCGGTCCTTATCCCGCACGTCTTTCGTCGCGCAGACACGGTGCCCGGGCGTTCCCGGTGCCGTCACATCGGATCTCGCAGCGCGGTTTACGGATAGCTCCGGGGTCCATCGCCATCGTCACGGCCATCGGCTGTTGCCCGCACGCGCGGGCCGCCGGGACGTGGACTGGCCCACAGGAGTCCTTGCATGACCACGTTCGAAACCCTCGGGCTGTCGCCCGCGCTGCTGCGCGCGCTGACCGAAACCGGTTACACCACCCCCACCCCGATCCAGGCCGAAGCCATCCCGCTGGTGCTGGGCGGCCATGACGTGCTGGGCGGTGCCCAGACCGGCACCGGCAAGACCGCCGCGTTCGGCCTGCCGCT
This genomic window contains:
- a CDS encoding pit accessory protein, with amino-acid sequence MFSLQTIFGQGNQFYTLLEEAAVAAHDSAIALHAMLKEADRQPALDAFKLARMREREASDKISQALVDSFITPIEREDIEALGSALYKIPKQIEKFADRYSLATQHLEHIDFAPRAAMLEQASAVVVKMVKTLRSMKLEPMKALNDELRALENEADRLMLELYRDIYSGKLDPLQMFLLKEFFEILEKAIDRCREAGVVAYEIVLKNS
- a CDS encoding inorganic phosphate transporter — protein: MLTLVLIVVATALVFEYINGFHDTANSIATVVATKVLSPMQAVGLAASMNLIGALMGTAVAKTISSGLIDAGVIDVGSQLILCALLGGIIWNLITWWWGLPSSSSHALIGGLIGAALAAASNNFDVVVWSEPATPFWQSAGVLWKVVVPMVSSPVLGFAAGFLMMGVLFFVISMMARSGGVLARIARPRWVNAFFGKSQIVSAAGMGFAHGMNDAQKTMGIVALTLVSAQSVGTLDNLPGWLAFLHPSEAALNEGDIDLWIKISCALVMAAGTAAGGWRIIKTLGHKLVKLHPIHGFAAETSAASVILAASSLGIPVSTTHNISSAIMGVGTAKRLNAIKWSVVNKMIWAWILTIPMSGGIAYGLFRVFHHFGWV
- a CDS encoding cysteine methyltransferase produces the protein MAAILAVPAGRVAGYGHIARRAGLPGRARMVARVLRDHDGPALPWHRIVRSDGRIAFPDGSPGFEEQVRRLRAEGVTVVRGRVRMPAEDGLDAALWGPDARD
- a CDS encoding rhomboid family intramembrane serine protease — its product is MFPRLPQAVKVILAINVVVFLLQLVIGGLLAPFMLWPLGGADAGGLGFQPWQLLTYGFMHDPRNLAHLVFNMLALVMFGSQLEYTWGTRRFVTYYLVCVVGAGLCQLAVVTWSLTQGAFPYPTLGASGGVFGLLLAYGMLFPNQRIMLLFPPIPMRARTLVIVYGLVELVLGITGTRSGVAHFAHLGGMLFGWLLIQHWRGRPPFNRSRRHVRRL
- a CDS encoding peptidase M13; its protein translation is MPIHATLARPALLAASIALLVGLSTDADAQRRRAAAPKGPPPVTACSDLYAVVNKDWLAANVLVAGQGTRSALGELQALAQQQQYDLLDAAMQAPQNNVQQLLGDFWASGLDEAAVEADGAKPIAPLIARIDGIRRTRDIAPSIAALHSVGIPVLFNFGAEVDVADLNRNIAYFVQGGLGLPDPAYYSRGDAQTQEVFAQYTQYVRNILALTGTTEDRLEADTALVLDLERRIAAASKPLADIRDPRTQYALVDVAGLGKQYRRLQLEDFLQAQHVTAQQVSLADAALFQQLDTLVNTLKPEQWKAYLRFHIGNAMAPYLSKRFRDAEFDFHGRILRGEAAQPERRQQVLAAINRAAGPMVSREYIGRHLPDATRARAETIAGQVRDALGRGIDRSTWMSEPTKAEARAKLAKLRIEIGAPVQDIDYTVQPMGRGSFGSNMLIAATWRHGQEMRRIGQTNAARRWDVLPQTPALAYDPAQNRIIVSAAVLQAPVLDMTQDGAAHYGTFGALVGHEMSRAVDIKGKSVDSNDALRSWWTPADDAAWLQTTDRLVTQYNGYPYPGLTGVNVNGALTRDENAADLAGVELAWDALQQATPEVAKPAREAFFNAWAQLWRQQSAVDTATRNAATSQQAPGQWRANGPVANLPAFAETFQCKAGDALNRKAEDQVRIWR
- a CDS encoding peptidase; this translates as MIAIVPKRLLLTGAVVLALSACSGGQDAAAPAADAPQTAQAPTFHLDEAALPPYNRFLIDDLDTTKNACADFGGYVNGKWLAANPIPGDRSSWGAFEMLDERSTAVQHQLAQQAAEHTDATGIEKLVGDFWATGMDEAAIEAQGLAPLHDDLAAIDGLTDSASIAQWLRASAAKGQGFLWGIGAMPDFKDSSVNIAATGQGGLGLPDTTYYSTADKAGIREAYVAHIAKVLELSGVPAEQAQAQAKDVMAFETRIARVSKSREAFSRDVGLYYNPITVAEADKLTPNFPWTTFFESQGIAVPQTLSLSVPEFHQEVDKMLVDVPVEQWKAYLRFHLVDGASPYLSDAFVQQHFAFYDRTLGGQKEIEPRWKRVLGTVDNEIGHAMGQLYVQVAFPPESKAKMEALIANLSDALKQRIENLEWMSPETKRKALAKWETFEPRVGYPDKWRDWSGLTTSRDSYLGNVLAATEFNYKWDLGKIGKPVDKSEWGMRPQTVNASYNPLANQLTFPAAILQPPFFDPEATDEMNYGGIGAVIGHEMTHGYDDQGARFGPTGNMEDWWTPEDFAGFKARTGKLVQQFNDYRLSDGRALNGNHTLGENIADLGGLATAYDAMKKATAGTPDPMTDGMTRDQRFFLSWATVWRRNFTPEQLTQRLATDEHALSSFRAIGAPSNLPAFAAAFQCKPGDPMVRDGDRQVVIW
- a CDS encoding potassium transporter yields the protein MAADAHDTTGQLVQLVALLGAAVVAVPLFRRFRLGSVLGYLAAGLAIGPFGLGWFSDPQAILHVAELGVVMFLFVIGLEMRPSHLWALRRQIFGLGALQILLATTALTLVAYAFGFPWPVAFVGAAGFVMTSTAVVMQLLSERGEIALPHGRKIVSVLLFEDLLIVPLLASIAFLSPTPEAAADAPSRWMAIAIGIGSLAALVVAGIYLLNPLFRILAAARAREVMTAAALLVVLGAALLMQLGGLSMAMGAFLAGVLLSESAFRHQIEADIEPFRGLLLGLFFLGVGMALDVAVVVEDWPLIVSAVLALMATKALCIYVVARVTRSGHREALERAVLMAQGGEFAFVLFAAAAASGLIQARVNATLTAVVVLSMALTPLVVLATGRWTSRRDRPSLDGVEAVADQTGSVLIIGFGRFGQVMSQSLLARDVDVTIIDTDIEMIQSAADFGFKVYYGDGTRLDVLHASGAHSARAIAVCVDDRDAADRIVELVTHEFPQARLLVRAYDREHALKLVNAGVDVQVRETFESAVLFGAAALRALGVDDDEADAIAAQVRRLDAERFDLETASNDTRAGIPLLIKNTDAPGPKPVPFTRPRREGRSLNDPTPPPADAH